Proteins from a genomic interval of Musa acuminata AAA Group cultivar baxijiao chromosome BXJ1-9, Cavendish_Baxijiao_AAA, whole genome shotgun sequence:
- the LOC135594375 gene encoding NAC domain-containing protein 45-like produces MAPMGLPPGFRFHPTDEELVNYYLKRKIHGLKIELEIIPEVDLYKCEPWDLAGKSFLPSRDPEWYFFGQRDRKYPNGFRTNRATRAGYWKSTGKDRRVCHQNRAIGMKKTLVYYKGRAPQGVRTSWVMHEYRLDDKECEDTVGLQDSYALCRVFKKTVACTTGEEQGQCSSTLAESLRDSMAEIETHSPDMPLGSSSLRVDDDHDGDDEAKDDSWMQFIIDDAWCSNVSNNDGGDEPSCVAAVAN; encoded by the exons ATGGCTCCCATGGGTCTTCCGCCAGGCTTCAGATTCCATCCCACAGATGAGGAGCTGGTGAATTACTATCTCAAGAGGAAGATCCATGGTCTCAAGATCGAGCTGGAAATAATCCCAGAAGTGGATCTCTACAAATGTGAGCCATGGGATTTAGCAG GGAAATCATTCTTGCCAAGTAGGGATCCAGAATGGTACTTCTTCGGACAACGAGATCGGAAGTATCCCAATGGTTTTCGTACGAACCGCGCAACGAGAGCTGGATACTGGAAGTCGACCGGGAAGGACCGACGGGTTTGCCATCAGAATCGAGCCATCGGCATGAAGAAGACATTGGTCTACTACAAAGGCCGAGCTCCTCAAGGAGTGCGTACCAGCTGGGTGATGCATGAGTACCGTCTCGATGATAAGGAGTGCGAGGATACAGTGGGACTTCAG GATTCATACGCCCTGTGTCGGGTTTTCAAGAAGACTGTTGCATGCACAACAGGTGAAGAACAAGGGCAGTGCAGCTCAACGCTGGCGGAGAGCTTGCGAGACTCCATGGCCGAGATCGAGACGCACTCACCTGATATGCCCCTGGGGTCGTCGTCACTGCGCGTAGATGATGACCATGATGGCGATGATGAAGCAAAGGACGATAGTTGGATGCAGTTCATCATCGACGATGCGTGGTGCTCCAACGTATCAAACAACGACGGCGGCGACGAGCCTTCATGTGTGGCTGCTGTTGCCAATTGA
- the LOC135594140 gene encoding uncharacterized protein LOC135594140, protein MRGLSLLLGVLLLFALLFLDLHLKPTTVIFSNEGLVTASAPPAAKREFSLLIGILTRADLYDRRHFLRFVYGTQASSVATIHVKFVLCRLTKAEQRMLIALEILRFEDIIVLNCTENMNAGKTYTYFSSLPTVLPHRYDYVMKADDDAFIRLAELAAALRPLHRSDLYYCAAVPCSSRDPSVGYMSGMEFVLSWDLVQWIATSEIPARDTVGPEDKLVGR, encoded by the coding sequence ATGCGTGGGTTGTCGCTGTTGCTTGGTGTTCTCCTCTTGTTTGCACTCCTCTTCCTCGACCTCCATCTGAAGCCCACCACCGTCATCTTCTCCAATGAAGGCCTTGTCACCGCCTCCGCTCCACCCGCAGCTAAGCGAGAGTTCAGCCTCCTTATCGGTATCCTGACTCGCGCCGACCTCTACGACCGCCGCCACTTCCTCCGCTTCGTCTACGGCACGCAGGCCTCCTCCGTTGCCACCATTCACGTCAAGTTCGTCCTCTGCAGGCTCACCAAGGCCGAGCAGCGGATGCTGATCGCGTTGGAGATCCTCCGCTTCGAGGACATCATCGTCCTCAACTGCACCGAGAACATGAACGCCGGCAAGACCTACACCTACTTCTCCTCTCTGCCAACCGTCCTCCCGCATCGCTACGACTACGTGATGAAGGCCGACGACGACGCGTTCATAAGGCTGGCAGAGCTCGCGGCGGCGCTGAGGCCGCTGCACCGGAGCGACCTCTACTACTGTGCGGCCGTCCCGTGCTCGAGCAGGGACCCTTCCGTCGGGTACATGTCGGGCATGGAGTTCGTGCTTTCGTGGGACCTAGTGCAGTGGATCGCCACGTCGGAGATCCCGGCGAGGGATACGGTGGGACCGGAGGATAAGCTGGTGGGGAGGTGA